In the genome of Doryrhamphus excisus isolate RoL2022-K1 chromosome 11, RoL_Dexc_1.0, whole genome shotgun sequence, the window CgattggaaaacaaacaacttAGGATATGAGAGGTGtaatgctaattttaagataatggCGAGCAATGACATAGCCTCATCAAACTGTCAAGCCTTTAATAAATTTGATTATAAATGCTTGAAACTTTTGTCTTAAAAACCATATTTGAAAAGATGGGCCGTCTTGTATTCAGGTCaatatgattttattgtcatataagaGTATTATTTGACACCCatttagaaaatatataattaaatatttaaacacttCCAACATGGAAttataaacaaaacacaacagatagaaatgatacattttattttgatgaatgcTTGAAAATTCACTGATCATGGTCGGCTCTGGAACAGCTATAAATGAGGGACGTCTATATTTATGGGTTTATATGTGAATACATCTTACCTAAGAAAATGAAGCCCTTTTCTGAAGCACATAACTTTacacaattttacaaaagttgacttcaaaacaatatttttaagcaATCATATTGAAATGAGACATTTTGTGTTTCAAATTCAGCAGGGCCGACAAGGTGCATGCACTGTTGATGGAAAGAAAAGGCAACCAGAGTGAGGAGCTGAATTCTTCAAtcctacaaaaaaaagaaacaagtcCCAATGGAGCtgtaagtataaaaaaaatacaaacatatttgCCCAGGCTCCCTCTATTGAACATAATAACACATGTGATAGAAATTATTgacaaaatgttttctttttctaataCTCTTGCTCTTCACAGGCTTATGAACCCAGAAACGTTCTCCCATACACGTCCCCTACGCTTTCCCCACTGCTTCCCAAAGCTCTGTCAGCTGTTCTTCACGCTAGGCAGACCTCTCAGGGCCTGGAATCAGAACCTCGACCAAGAAGAAGTCCAACAGAACACACATCATCACCAAAACTGGAGCGACTGCAGTCTGAGCTGAGAGACCTGAGAGAGCAGTTTGAACAGATGAAGACTCAGCATAAGTAGGACGACTCTGTCAGTAATATGCAACATCTCTTTATGACTTGAATGTATTGCTCACCTCATTATTTTGTGTTGCAGCAAAGAAATTAAACTGCTGATGAATGAGCTGGATGAGGAGAAGCGAATTCG includes:
- the si:dkey-71d15.2 gene encoding SH3 domain-containing kinase-binding protein 1 — protein: MERKGNQSEELNSSILQKKETSPNGAAYEPRNVLPYTSPTLSPLLPKALSAVLHARQTSQGLESEPRPRRSPTEHTSSPKLERLQSELRDLREQFEQMKTQHNKEIKLLMNELDEEKRIRLTLQMEIQRMKKHMSK